A window of the Linepithema humile isolate Giens D197 chromosome 4, Lhum_UNIL_v1.0, whole genome shotgun sequence genome harbors these coding sequences:
- the Dbp21E2 gene encoding probable ATP-dependent RNA helicase DDX28 codes for MLSRFCNLCRTTTSAQFVTLQRCYRRSSKRKNNVSHIKIPQNVEGKTPIITCKRKEFNFYEGQTYSKYEPIPLSSKGWHHYKSKGDHFFIHPLTNVEEEAYNKPSEEDNEMCDSFLQFGLNTQIVEILEKYSITKPLKIQSIGIPKIMNGFNAVIAAETGCGKTLTYLLPMIDKILKWKELAGTRYNAPLGLIITPTRELAFQIGLEAKKICQYLNIRTKTITGGKTKKMMLNPSVEEVDIVVASFGVISKLTTNKIYKLDMVRHIVLDEADALFHETFEEKLQVFLKRVPLGYAQNPEDSKLPIGAILTLASATMPSRMQEILKNIVNVQSLEHVTSDKLHHILVPQKFMRVGPDDKPMELLKYIKPKVANKEQVIVFNNNNKTCNWVGTFLNNCNVRTVRLNGDMPLHERQNKYADFKSGRCLVLCTTNAGSRGLDTVAIHHVLNYDFPTATADYIHRCGRTGRVGNVKNCRVTNFISTQWEIAVVRKIEKAIRKMKPIPIFDVNDTKEDDFFEPFEPENLDEKDVQQEFSIPY; via the exons atgcttTCTCGATTTTGTAACTTGTGTCGCACAACTACGAGTGCTCAGTTCGTAACCTTACAACGATGTTAT AGAAGAAGTtctaaaaggaaaaataatgtCAGTCACATCAAGATACCGCAAAATGTGGAAGGAAAGACGCCAATAATAACCTGTAAACGGAAAGAGTTCAACTTCTATGAAGGCCAAACATATTCTAAATATGAACCGATACCACTGAGCAGTAAAGGATGGCATCACTATAAATCTAAAGGAGATCATTTCTTTATACATCCTCttacaaat GTAGAAGAAGAGGCGTATAACAAACCATCTGAAGAAGACAATGAAATGTGCGATTCCTTTTTACAGTTTGGTTTAAACACACAAATAgtagaaattttagaaaaatacagTATAACAAAGCCTCTGAAGATTCAATCAATTGGAATACCCAAAATAATGAATGGTTTCAATGCTGTCATAGCGGCAGAAACTGGTTGTGGAAAAACATTGACTTATCTTCTACCCATGAtagacaaaatattgaaatggaAAGAGTTAGCAGGGACTCGGTACAACGCTCCACTGGGATTAATTATAACACCTACTCGTGAATTAGCATTTCAAATCGGA CtagaagcaaaaaaaatatgtcaataCCTGAATATTCGTACAAAGACCATTACTGGTGGAAAAACGAAGAAGATGATGCTAAATCCATCTGTGGAAGAAGTTGACATTGTTGTAGCTAGCTTCGGAGTTATAAGCAAATTAACgacaaacaaaatttacaaattggACATGGTCAGGCACATTGTATTGGATGAAGCGGATGCCTTATTTCACGAAACCTTTGAAGAGAAGCTACAAGTATTCTTAAAAAGGGTGCCG CTAGGTTACGCACAAAATCCGGAAGATTCGAAACTGCCAATCGGTGCCATATTAACATTAGCATCTGCAACAATGCCTTCCAGGATgcaagaaattttgaaaaatatcgtaaac gTGCAATCGTTGGAACATGTAACTTCGGATAAACTGCATCACATACTCGTGCCACAAAAATTCATGAGAGTGGGACCAGATGACAAGCCGATGGAACTTCTGAAGTACATCAAACCGAAGGTAGCCAACAAGGAACAGGTAATCgtgtttaataataacaacaagACCTGTAATTGGGTCGGTACATTCCTGAACAACTGCAACGTACGAACAGTTCGTTTGAACGGCGACATGCCTTTGCACGAGAGGCAAAACAAATACGCCGATTTCAAAAGCGGTAGGTGCCTAGTATTGTGCACGACAAACGCGGGTTCCAGAGGTTTGGACACGGTAGCAATACACCATGTATTGAACTACGACTTTCCAACCGCCACCGCCGACTACATTCACAG ATGCGGTAGAACCGGAAGAGTCGGCAACGTTAAGAACTGCAGAGTCACTAATTTTATAAGCACTCAGTGGGAAATCGCTGTGGTGCGGAAAATAGAGAAGGCGATTCGGAAAATGAAACCGATTCCAATATTCGATGTTAACGACACGAAAGAAGACGACTTCTTCGAGCCGTTTGAGCCCGAGAACCTCGACGAGAAAGATGTGCAACAAGAGTTTAGTATACCGTACtga